The Agrococcus carbonis genome has a window encoding:
- a CDS encoding YchJ family protein: MSTALDDTARCPCGTGLTYGECCGPIQRGQREAPTAEALMRSRYTAFALDDVEWLLASWHPSTRPRSLELDPGIRWLRLDIEHAAGGPFDDEGMVAFAAHWVADGERGVMRELSRFRRDGGWRYVDGTAR, encoded by the coding sequence GTGAGCACCGCGCTCGACGACACCGCCCGCTGCCCCTGCGGCACGGGGCTGACCTATGGCGAATGCTGCGGGCCGATCCAGCGCGGCCAGCGCGAAGCACCGACCGCCGAGGCGCTCATGCGCTCGCGCTACACCGCCTTCGCGCTCGACGACGTCGAGTGGCTGCTCGCCTCGTGGCACCCCTCGACGCGGCCGCGCTCCCTCGAGCTCGACCCCGGCATCCGCTGGCTGCGCCTCGACATCGAGCACGCCGCGGGCGGCCCGTTCGACGACGAGGGCATGGTCGCGTTCGCCGCGCACTGGGTCGCGGACGGCGAGCGCGGCGTCATGCGCGAGCTCAGCCGGTTCCGGCGCGACGGCGGCTGGCGCTACGTGGACGGCACCGCGCGATGA
- the proC gene encoding pyrroline-5-carboxylate reductase codes for MTDLLPPIAMLGVGSMGGAILRGLVRHGAESIAVTNRSREKAEAIRLDGVESIALEDEPGGNARAVDGAKLVVLGVKPAGIVDLAREIGPHLAADAVVVSIAAGTTTASIEAVLPASVSVVRVMPNTPSTVGLGVSGVAGGSRATEDDVALVARMFEAVGDVIVLDESQIDALSTISGSGPAYVFLLIEELTGTAERMGFTAEQAATMVQGTFRGASELLAAGDVDPAELRRRVTSPKGTTEQAIRVLQEADLGAVFDRATAAALARAKELAAG; via the coding sequence ATGACCGATCTCCTCCCTCCCATCGCCATGCTCGGCGTCGGCTCCATGGGCGGCGCGATCCTCCGGGGGCTCGTGCGCCACGGTGCCGAGTCGATCGCCGTCACCAACCGCAGCCGCGAGAAGGCCGAGGCCATCCGGCTCGACGGCGTCGAGTCGATCGCGCTCGAGGACGAGCCCGGCGGCAACGCGCGCGCGGTCGACGGCGCGAAGCTCGTCGTGCTCGGCGTCAAGCCCGCGGGCATCGTCGACCTCGCGCGCGAGATCGGCCCGCACCTCGCGGCGGATGCGGTGGTCGTCTCGATCGCGGCGGGCACCACGACCGCGTCGATCGAGGCCGTGCTGCCCGCATCCGTCTCGGTCGTGCGCGTGATGCCCAACACGCCGTCGACCGTCGGCCTCGGCGTGAGCGGCGTCGCGGGCGGCAGCCGCGCCACCGAGGACGACGTCGCGCTCGTCGCGCGCATGTTCGAGGCGGTCGGCGACGTGATCGTGCTCGACGAGTCGCAGATCGACGCGCTCTCGACGATCTCGGGCTCGGGGCCCGCCTACGTGTTCCTGCTCATCGAGGAGCTCACGGGCACGGCCGAGCGGATGGGCTTCACCGCCGAGCAGGCCGCGACGATGGTGCAGGGCACCTTCCGCGGCGCGAGCGAGCTGCTCGCCGCGGGCGACGTCGACCCGGCCGAGCTGCGGCGTCGCGTCACGAGTCCCAAGGGCACGACCGAGCAGGCGATCCGGGTGCTGCAGGAGGCCGACCTCGGGGCCGTCTTCGATCGCGCGACCGCGGCCGCGCTCGCTCGCGCGAAGGAGCTCGCGGCGGGCTGA
- a CDS encoding cation diffusion facilitator family transporter — translation MSANHGTKAVIAAFLANTGIAITKFIAWFFSGSASMLAEAIHSVADAGNQLLLLLGGRLAKKQATPDHPFGYGRERYIWAFIVALVLFSVGGLFSIYEGVSKLQHPHEIEVPWLPLTVLGIAIVLESFSIRVAIREANQVRGTTRWWEFIRKAKSPELPVILLEDLAALLGLSFAFVAVGLSVLTGNPVFDAIGTLMIGTLLILVAAVLAVEMKSLLIGEGATREDQQRIQRVLNANPGVESLIHMKTLYLGPDELMIAAKVAFPPQSDIEHVARTINDLEGQLRAEVPQARVIYIEPDLYVAKPEIAPSTDHIVIQSGN, via the coding sequence GTGAGCGCAAACCACGGTACGAAGGCGGTCATCGCGGCGTTCCTCGCGAACACCGGCATCGCCATCACCAAGTTCATCGCCTGGTTCTTCTCGGGCTCGGCATCGATGCTGGCCGAGGCGATCCACTCCGTCGCCGACGCCGGCAACCAGCTGCTGCTGCTGCTCGGCGGGCGGCTCGCGAAGAAGCAGGCGACGCCCGACCACCCGTTCGGCTACGGGCGCGAGCGCTACATCTGGGCGTTCATCGTCGCGCTCGTGCTCTTCTCGGTCGGCGGGCTGTTCTCGATCTACGAGGGTGTGAGCAAGCTGCAGCACCCGCACGAGATCGAGGTGCCGTGGCTGCCGCTCACCGTGCTCGGCATCGCGATCGTGCTCGAGTCGTTCTCCATCCGCGTCGCGATCCGCGAGGCCAACCAGGTGCGCGGCACGACGCGCTGGTGGGAGTTCATCCGCAAGGCGAAGAGCCCCGAGCTGCCCGTCATCCTGCTCGAGGACCTCGCGGCGCTGCTCGGCCTCAGCTTCGCCTTCGTCGCGGTCGGCCTCTCGGTGCTCACCGGCAACCCGGTCTTCGACGCCATCGGCACGCTCATGATCGGCACGCTCCTGATCCTCGTCGCCGCGGTGCTCGCGGTCGAGATGAAGTCGCTGCTGATCGGCGAGGGCGCGACGCGCGAGGACCAGCAGCGGATCCAGCGCGTGCTGAACGCCAACCCCGGCGTCGAGTCGCTCATCCACATGAAGACGCTCTACCTCGGCCCCGACGAGCTCATGATCGCCGCCAAGGTCGCGTTCCCGCCGCAGTCCGACATCGAGCACGTCGCGCGCACGATCAACGACCTCGAGGGGCAGCTGCGCGCCGAGGTGCCGCAGGCACGGGTCATCTACATCGAGCCCGACCTCTACGTCGCGAAGCCGGAGATCGCGCCCTCGACCGACCACATCGTCATCCAGTCGGGCAACTGA
- the tadA gene encoding tRNA adenosine(34) deaminase TadA, with protein sequence MRAAARDERLMRLALDEAARAATTADVPVGAVVVDASGAVIGTGRNEREARHDPTAHAEVVALREAAARQGSWRLDGCALVVTLEPCVMCAGAILASRIERVVFGAWDEKAGAAGSVVDVLRERRLPHRVEVVSGVLADEAEAQLRAFFAGRR encoded by the coding sequence ATGCGGGCTGCCGCGCGCGACGAGCGCCTCATGCGGCTCGCCCTCGACGAGGCCGCGCGAGCCGCGACGACGGCCGACGTGCCCGTCGGCGCGGTCGTGGTCGACGCATCCGGCGCCGTGATCGGCACGGGCCGCAACGAGCGCGAGGCGCGGCACGATCCGACCGCGCACGCCGAAGTGGTCGCGCTGCGCGAGGCGGCGGCGCGGCAGGGCTCGTGGCGGCTCGACGGATGCGCGCTCGTCGTGACGCTCGAGCCGTGCGTCATGTGCGCGGGCGCGATCCTCGCGAGCCGCATCGAGCGGGTGGTCTTCGGCGCGTGGGACGAGAAGGCCGGCGCGGCCGGCAGCGTCGTCGACGTGCTGCGCGAGCGGCGGCTGCCGCACCGCGTCGAGGTGGTCTCAGGCGTGCTCGCCGACGAGGCCGAGGCGCAGCTGCGCGCCTTCTTCGCCGGCCGTCGCTGA
- the upp gene encoding uracil phosphoribosyltransferase, with product MRVHVADHPLITHKLTVLRDERTPSPTFRSLVGELMTLLAYEATRNVRVTPREIRTPVTTTTGVAIAEPRPLVVPILRAGLGMLEGMTALVPTAEVGFLGMARNEVTLEPTTYAERLPDDLSDRQCFVLDPMLATGGSLSGAMQFLFDRGAVDVTAICLLGTPEGLERVERDMEGRDVTIVLGALDERLNEHGFIVPGLGDAGDRLYGTVGD from the coding sequence ATGCGAGTCCACGTCGCCGACCACCCGCTCATCACCCACAAGCTCACCGTGCTGCGGGATGAGCGCACGCCCTCCCCCACGTTCCGCTCGCTCGTCGGTGAGCTCATGACGCTGCTCGCCTACGAGGCGACGCGCAACGTGCGCGTGACGCCGCGCGAGATCCGCACGCCGGTGACGACGACGACGGGCGTCGCGATCGCCGAGCCCCGCCCGCTCGTCGTCCCGATCCTGCGCGCGGGACTCGGGATGCTCGAGGGCATGACGGCGCTCGTGCCCACCGCCGAGGTCGGGTTCCTCGGCATGGCCCGCAACGAGGTCACGCTCGAGCCGACGACCTACGCCGAGCGGCTGCCCGACGACCTCTCCGACCGGCAGTGCTTCGTGCTCGACCCCATGCTCGCGACCGGCGGCTCGCTCTCCGGCGCGATGCAGTTCCTCTTCGACCGCGGCGCCGTCGACGTGACCGCGATCTGCCTGCTCGGCACGCCCGAGGGCCTCGAGCGCGTCGAGCGCGACATGGAGGGGCGCGACGTGACGATCGTGCTCGGCGCGCTCGACGAGCGCCTCAACGAGCACGGCTTCATCGTGCCGGGGCTCGGCGACGCCGGCGACCGGCTCTACGGCACCGTCGGCGACTGA
- a CDS encoding winged helix-turn-helix domain-containing protein encodes MTITAFPTRTRRPSRELPAVHGSSALAPAPLRPAPPAAAAPSSPVRAVPEGTEARGFVLYVGLGEDAAAADRIELARLVGELRALTSRLAPSAQTHAAVALAPAGAGGRDVDVVRRALGDPAVQQPAPEVDPGIVIDLTRKRVAIGDEVAPLTYREFELLQHIVLREGTTVGRCDIIDALWDADADDRPNERTIDVHVRRLRAKLGDYAEVIRTVRGAGYRFDRHADVTVLAGGPSPDRF; translated from the coding sequence ATGACCATCACCGCATTCCCGACCCGCACCCGACGCCCGTCCCGCGAGCTGCCTGCCGTCCACGGCTCGAGCGCGCTCGCTCCGGCACCGCTGCGCCCCGCGCCGCCGGCCGCCGCCGCCCCCTCGAGCCCCGTCCGCGCCGTGCCCGAGGGCACCGAGGCACGCGGCTTCGTGCTCTACGTCGGCCTCGGCGAGGACGCCGCGGCCGCCGACCGGATCGAGCTGGCCCGCCTGGTCGGCGAGCTGCGGGCGCTCACGAGCCGGCTCGCGCCCAGCGCCCAGACGCACGCCGCCGTGGCACTCGCGCCGGCCGGCGCCGGCGGCCGCGACGTCGACGTGGTGCGCCGCGCGCTCGGCGACCCGGCCGTGCAGCAGCCGGCGCCCGAGGTCGACCCGGGCATCGTCATCGACCTCACGCGCAAGCGCGTCGCGATCGGCGACGAGGTCGCCCCGCTCACCTACCGCGAGTTCGAGCTGCTGCAGCACATCGTGCTGCGCGAGGGCACGACGGTCGGCCGCTGCGACATCATCGACGCGCTGTGGGACGCGGACGCCGACGACCGGCCGAACGAGCGCACGATCGACGTGCACGTGCGCCGGCTGCGCGCGAAGCTCGGGGACTACGCCGAGGTGATCCGCACGGTGCGGGGGGCGGGCTACCGCTTCGACCGGCACGCCGACGTGACGGTGCTCGCCGGCGGACCGAGCCCCGACCGCTTCTGA
- a CDS encoding alpha/beta fold hydrolase yields the protein MGSRATAFAMAPDGVRIALHELGDPGGRPVLMIHGFSSNAQRNWIGSGWGGALAEQGLRGIAMDLRGHGESDRPSVGYDVPRFVDDVDAVLEQLAIDEAPGAIGYSMGARLLWRHAGTRPHAFRALVLGGLPAGDPFQRFDVDLARRALAGEAEPGPMESFIVDLVGVFPEHDPATLVTLAGEVSRTLFDPTQAPPQVPTLLMTGAKDRRAADTRELLPLLPDGRFEEIPGRNHIDAPTSGAFRRSASAFLAAHLG from the coding sequence ATGGGCAGCAGGGCGACGGCGTTCGCGATGGCGCCAGACGGCGTGCGGATCGCGCTGCACGAGCTCGGCGACCCGGGCGGCCGGCCGGTGCTCATGATCCACGGCTTCTCCTCCAACGCGCAGCGCAACTGGATCGGCAGCGGGTGGGGCGGCGCGCTCGCCGAGCAGGGCCTCCGCGGCATCGCGATGGACCTGCGCGGCCACGGTGAGAGCGACCGGCCGAGCGTCGGCTACGACGTGCCGCGGTTCGTCGACGACGTCGATGCGGTGCTCGAGCAGCTCGCCATCGACGAGGCGCCCGGGGCGATCGGCTACTCGATGGGCGCGCGGCTGCTCTGGCGGCACGCGGGCACGCGGCCGCACGCGTTCCGCGCGCTCGTGCTCGGCGGGCTGCCCGCGGGCGACCCGTTCCAGCGCTTCGACGTCGACCTCGCGCGCCGGGCGCTCGCCGGCGAGGCGGAGCCGGGCCCGATGGAGTCATTCATCGTCGATCTCGTGGGCGTCTTCCCCGAGCACGACCCCGCGACGCTCGTGACGCTCGCCGGCGAGGTCTCGCGCACGCTCTTCGACCCCACCCAGGCACCGCCGCAGGTGCCGACGCTGCTCATGACGGGCGCGAAGGATCGCCGCGCGGCCGACACCCGCGAGCTGCTGCCGCTGCTGCCCGACGGGCGCTTCGAGGAGATCCCCGGGCGCAACCACATCGACGCACCCACCTCGGGCGCCTTCCGCCGCAGCGCATCCGCCTTCCTGGCCGCGCACCTGGGCTGA
- a CDS encoding type 1 glutamine amidotransferase, whose product MARSVLFVEHIEYETGGHAMTLLSHLPTREAVFETRLPPLDEIAGIVITGGQMSAAEVDRFPSLQAAADLALRAIDADIPVLGLCLGHQIIGRALGGEHREGAVDAVGIIDIELVAPDPWLGDHVGTIGAMRWNSDVVSLPPGATLLARSDTVDNDAFRYGSAVGMQFHLEADDRVMRLWDSVASPTLSELRSADAVAGWREHLATDETLLGVVERGFGAFAEACAARL is encoded by the coding sequence TTGGCGCGTTCCGTCCTGTTCGTCGAGCACATCGAGTACGAGACCGGCGGGCACGCCATGACGCTGCTCAGCCACCTGCCGACCCGCGAGGCGGTCTTCGAGACCCGGCTGCCGCCGCTCGACGAGATCGCCGGCATCGTCATCACGGGCGGCCAGATGAGCGCCGCGGAGGTCGACCGGTTCCCCTCGCTGCAGGCCGCCGCCGACCTCGCGCTGCGGGCGATCGACGCCGACATCCCGGTGCTCGGCCTCTGCCTCGGCCACCAGATCATCGGGCGTGCGCTCGGCGGCGAGCACCGCGAGGGCGCGGTCGACGCGGTCGGCATCATCGACATCGAGCTCGTCGCCCCCGATCCATGGCTCGGCGACCACGTCGGCACGATCGGCGCCATGCGCTGGAACTCCGACGTCGTCTCGCTGCCGCCCGGGGCGACGCTGCTCGCCCGCAGCGACACCGTCGACAACGATGCCTTCCGCTACGGATCCGCCGTCGGCATGCAGTTCCACCTCGAGGCCGACGACCGCGTCATGCGGCTGTGGGACTCGGTCGCGTCGCCGACCCTCAGCGAGCTGCGCTCAGCGGATGCGGTGGCGGGCTGGCGCGAGCACCTCGCGACCGACGAGACCCTGCTCGGCGTCGTCGAGCGCGGCTTCGGCGCCTTCGCCGAGGCGTGCGCCGCGCGCCTGTGA
- a CDS encoding Type 1 glutamine amidotransferase-like domain-containing protein — MKYLLTSNGITNASIRAALERMLGKPIAESTALLVPTGAHPFPEGPDMVRGVTDGTVGGPLSRIGWRSLGVLELTALPTVRRDQWEAAVRGVDALLVWGGDVLYLVHWMRESGLADLLPELHDTVYLGVSAGSITVTPHNCDAAFDLRFVPDGSDMGRDAERALGLVGFALYPHLGHPDMEDASLERIAEWAADIPAPVYAIDDDTALAVVDGEVEVISEGTWERLEPRP, encoded by the coding sequence ATGAAGTACCTGCTCACCTCGAACGGCATCACCAACGCCAGCATCCGCGCCGCGCTCGAGCGGATGCTCGGCAAGCCGATCGCCGAGTCCACGGCGCTGCTCGTGCCGACCGGCGCGCATCCGTTCCCCGAGGGCCCCGACATGGTGCGCGGCGTCACCGACGGCACGGTCGGCGGACCGCTCAGCCGGATCGGCTGGCGCTCGCTCGGCGTGCTCGAGCTCACCGCGCTGCCGACCGTGCGGCGCGACCAGTGGGAGGCGGCCGTGCGCGGGGTCGACGCGCTGCTCGTCTGGGGCGGCGACGTGCTCTACCTCGTGCACTGGATGCGCGAGTCGGGGCTCGCGGACCTCCTCCCCGAGTTGCACGACACCGTGTACTTGGGCGTGAGCGCCGGCAGCATCACCGTCACCCCGCACAACTGCGACGCAGCGTTCGACCTGCGCTTCGTCCCGGACGGAAGCGACATGGGGCGCGACGCCGAGCGCGCGCTCGGGCTCGTGGGCTTCGCGCTCTACCCGCACCTCGGCCATCCCGACATGGAGGACGCGTCGCTCGAGCGCATCGCGGAGTGGGCGGCCGACATCCCCGCGCCCGTGTACGCGATCGATGACGATACGGCGCTCGCCGTGGTCGACGGCGAGGTCGAGGTGATCTCGGAGGGCACGTGGGAGCGGCTCGAGCCGCGTCCCTGA
- a CDS encoding CPBP family intramembrane glutamic endopeptidase, with protein MHGPDTPRADVRTASGADRRRTILTFLLIAYGWAALVGLGLFLTRTPLDSIAGIAAMGLLVMPSPFVAALIAERGMRRDRLRLPRRGGVLVFLVAPVAAVLAFVALFVAAHLTGGNLLGLPLLGLATTDAEILAGAAALLGSDAVAGAGAPPPLPVLLAAAMLMAVVAGWTVNGLVAMGEEYGWRGLLWEQLRHLGVVRANLLVGTAWGLWHTPLILQGYNYGGAPLGVVAMVVFCIAMSFVLSAIRERTGSVVPVAAAHGILNAVVPSFLIVAPGADAVLTAPLGLLGSALMLVVGAAAWRLARRGVSRTAATERLTVVA; from the coding sequence ATGCACGGACCCGACACCCCGCGCGCCGACGTGCGCACCGCATCCGGCGCCGACCGCCGGCGCACCATCCTCACCTTCCTCCTGATCGCGTACGGCTGGGCCGCCCTCGTGGGCCTCGGCCTCTTCCTCACGCGCACGCCACTCGACTCGATCGCGGGCATCGCCGCGATGGGCCTGCTCGTGATGCCCTCGCCGTTCGTCGCGGCGCTCATCGCCGAGCGCGGCATGCGGCGCGATCGGCTGCGCCTGCCTCGCCGCGGCGGGGTGCTCGTCTTCCTCGTCGCACCCGTCGCCGCGGTGCTCGCCTTCGTTGCGCTCTTCGTGGCGGCCCACCTCACCGGCGGCAACCTGCTCGGGCTGCCGCTGTTGGGCCTCGCGACGACCGACGCGGAGATCCTCGCGGGCGCAGCGGCGCTCCTCGGCTCCGACGCGGTCGCGGGCGCGGGCGCGCCGCCGCCGCTGCCTGTGCTGCTCGCGGCCGCGATGCTCATGGCCGTGGTCGCCGGCTGGACGGTGAACGGACTCGTCGCGATGGGGGAGGAGTACGGCTGGCGCGGCCTGCTGTGGGAGCAGCTGCGACACCTCGGCGTCGTGCGCGCCAACCTGCTCGTCGGCACGGCGTGGGGCCTCTGGCACACGCCGCTCATCCTGCAGGGCTACAACTACGGCGGCGCGCCGCTCGGCGTCGTCGCGATGGTGGTCTTCTGCATCGCCATGTCATTCGTGCTCTCGGCGATCCGCGAGCGCACCGGCAGCGTGGTGCCCGTCGCCGCGGCGCACGGCATCCTCAACGCCGTCGTGCCGAGCTTCCTCATCGTCGCTCCGGGCGCGGATGCGGTGCTGACGGCGCCGCTCGGGCTCCTGGGCTCGGCCCTGATGCTCGTCGTGGGCGCCGCGGCGTGGCGGCTCGCGCGCCGCGGCGTGAGCCGTACCGCGGCGACCGAGCGCCTCACGGTCGTCGCGTGA
- a CDS encoding helix-turn-helix domain-containing protein — MGKQAPSRAEVILHPQRLAIVRALNAAPATAQELLSALPELSQSSLYRHLALLHERGILQIVAERQLRGAVERTYGLARTAIVAADEVAESSDDEHFRYFGAFVGSLMGEYGSYLDRGDVDLERDGVGYRMHVVHATHDELVAMVGELREVIARYEAAPAAPGRRPRTVATITLPMTQPHQEEPHDDHER, encoded by the coding sequence ATGGGAAAGCAGGCGCCGAGTAGGGCAGAGGTCATCCTCCATCCGCAGCGGCTCGCGATCGTGCGCGCCCTGAACGCTGCGCCCGCGACCGCCCAGGAGCTGCTCTCGGCGCTGCCCGAGCTGTCGCAGTCGAGCCTCTACCGCCACCTCGCCCTGCTGCACGAGCGCGGCATCCTGCAGATCGTCGCCGAGCGCCAGCTGCGCGGTGCGGTCGAGCGCACCTACGGGCTCGCCCGCACAGCGATCGTGGCGGCCGACGAGGTCGCCGAGTCGAGCGACGACGAGCACTTCCGCTACTTCGGCGCCTTCGTCGGCAGCCTCATGGGCGAGTACGGCTCCTACCTCGACCGCGGCGACGTCGACCTCGAGCGCGACGGGGTCGGGTACCGCATGCACGTCGTGCACGCGACCCACGACGAGCTCGTGGCGATGGTCGGCGAGCTGCGCGAGGTGATCGCCAGGTACGAGGCGGCCCCGGCCGCGCCCGGCCGCCGGCCCCGCACCGTCGCGACGATCACGCTGCCGATGACGCAGCCCCACCAGGAGGAGCCCCATGACGACCACGAGCGCTGA
- a CDS encoding asparaginase: MPSTTLLAVVERDGFTEAEHHGVAVLVDPDGAVIEAHGDITRAFLARSSLKPLYAASLIAAGLVELQPEHAALASASHHGHHEHLETAQAMAKALGVDEHALRCPPMRDPEGVLRRFAHMCAGKHIALAAAARALGASDDYWSGDHPLTAILRDGIAVATDEAIRQSARDGCGAIVFPTTPVGLARAFRRLAPDGTGAHRLVGDAMRAHPTLIDGAGRPDAVVIAETGCATKFGAEGTQAIVAPDGTTAVVKTADGARRAGAPVALALLERAGAVPRGTLDRLAEPLGLVQRSADEPVGMLRVTV, translated from the coding sequence GTGCCCTCCACCACCCTGCTCGCCGTCGTCGAGCGCGACGGCTTCACCGAGGCCGAGCACCACGGCGTCGCCGTGCTCGTCGACCCCGACGGCGCCGTCATCGAGGCCCACGGCGACATCACGCGCGCGTTCCTCGCCCGCAGCAGCCTCAAGCCCCTCTACGCCGCGTCGCTCATCGCCGCCGGCCTCGTCGAGCTGCAGCCCGAGCACGCGGCCCTCGCGAGCGCGAGCCATCACGGGCACCACGAGCACCTCGAGACCGCGCAGGCGATGGCGAAGGCGCTCGGCGTCGACGAGCACGCGCTGCGGTGCCCGCCGATGCGCGACCCGGAGGGCGTGCTGCGCCGCTTCGCGCACATGTGCGCCGGCAAGCACATCGCGCTCGCTGCCGCCGCCCGGGCGCTCGGCGCGAGCGACGACTACTGGAGCGGCGACCACCCCCTCACCGCGATCCTCCGCGACGGCATCGCCGTCGCGACCGACGAGGCGATCCGTCAGAGCGCGCGCGACGGCTGCGGGGCGATCGTCTTCCCGACCACCCCGGTCGGCCTCGCCCGCGCCTTCCGCCGCCTCGCGCCCGACGGCACCGGAGCGCACCGGCTCGTCGGCGACGCCATGCGCGCGCATCCGACCCTCATCGACGGCGCGGGCAGGCCCGACGCCGTCGTGATCGCCGAGACCGGATGCGCGACGAAGTTCGGCGCCGAGGGCACGCAGGCGATCGTCGCGCCCGACGGCACGACGGCGGTGGTGAAGACCGCCGACGGCGCCCGTCGCGCGGGAGCACCCGTCGCGCTCGCCCTGCTCGAGCGCGCAGGCGCCGTGCCGCGCGGCACGCTCGATCGCCTCGCCGAGCCGCTCGGGCTCGTGCAGCGCAGCGCCGACGAGCCCGTCGGCATGCTGCGCGTCACCGTCTGA
- a CDS encoding methylated-DNA--[protein]-cysteine S-methyltransferase, whose protein sequence is MADALFDAELPAGRLDALRAGLADRAAERALLDVAFRTLDTDLGTLLVAGTPAGLVSVTFDGSHPDATLERLAAALSPRVLEAPARLDAASRSLERLIEGRARAFDGALDLSLAHGFGRQVVEQLREIPYGETRSYGDVARAIGSPGAVRAVGTACRRNPLPIAIPCHRVVRSDGSIGQYAGGPEAKQRLLAVEASTAR, encoded by the coding sequence ATGGCTGACGCCCTCTTCGACGCCGAGCTCCCCGCCGGGCGGCTCGACGCGCTCCGCGCCGGCCTCGCCGATCGCGCGGCCGAGCGCGCCCTGCTCGACGTCGCCTTCCGCACCCTCGACACCGACCTCGGCACGCTGCTCGTGGCGGGGACGCCCGCGGGCCTCGTGTCGGTGACCTTCGACGGCAGCCATCCCGACGCGACGCTCGAGCGGCTCGCCGCGGCGCTGAGCCCGCGCGTGCTCGAGGCGCCCGCCCGGCTCGACGCCGCATCGCGCAGCCTCGAGCGGCTGATCGAGGGCCGGGCGCGAGCCTTCGACGGGGCGCTCGACCTCTCGCTCGCGCACGGCTTCGGGCGCCAGGTCGTCGAGCAGCTGCGCGAGATCCCCTACGGGGAGACGCGCAGCTACGGCGACGTCGCCCGCGCGATCGGCTCGCCCGGCGCCGTGCGCGCGGTCGGCACCGCCTGCCGCCGCAATCCGCTGCCGATCGCCATCCCGTGCCACCGCGTGGTGCGCAGCGACGGCTCGATCGGCCAGTACGCCGGCGGGCCGGAGGCCAAGCAGCGGCTGCTCGCCGTCGAGGCGTCGACCGCGCGGTAG
- a CDS encoding RNA polymerase sigma factor produces the protein MSRAPFESLVEAHGARVWRVCRALLDEADADDAWSETFLAALEAYPTLAHDTRIEGWLVTIAHRKAIDVLRRRSRLVLGEPPDRLAPDATVPGRARDLDLARALLQLPPRQRESVVLHHLGGLPFTEVAAALGASSDAVRRASSDGVRRLRSLMGGDDG, from the coding sequence GTGAGCCGTGCGCCCTTCGAGAGCCTCGTCGAGGCCCATGGCGCGCGGGTCTGGCGCGTCTGCCGTGCGCTGCTCGACGAGGCCGACGCCGACGACGCATGGAGCGAGACCTTCCTCGCCGCGCTCGAGGCGTACCCGACGCTCGCGCACGACACCCGCATCGAAGGCTGGCTCGTGACGATCGCGCACCGCAAGGCGATCGACGTGCTGCGCCGGCGCTCGCGGCTCGTGCTCGGCGAGCCGCCCGACCGGCTCGCCCCCGATGCGACGGTGCCCGGGCGCGCCCGCGACCTCGACCTCGCGCGAGCGCTTCTGCAGCTGCCGCCGCGGCAGCGGGAGTCGGTCGTGCTCCACCACCTCGGCGGCCTGCCGTTCACCGAGGTGGCCGCGGCGCTCGGGGCGTCGTCGGATGCGGTGCGCCGCGCGTCGTCGGACGGCGTGCGCCGCTTGCGCTCCCTGATGGGAGGCGACGATGGCTGA
- a CDS encoding methylated-DNA--[protein]-cysteine S-methyltransferase, producing the protein MKHTIIDSPIGPLTLVRGDAGLTGLYMPDHSPAPDEARFGDRDDAAFTDAVQQLGEYWAGERTAFDLPLAGMGTPFQQRVWAALRAIPYGETRTYGWIAEQLGQPTAVRAVGLANGRNPLSIVVPCHRVVGASGALTGYAGGVERKRFLLDHERGAALPGAGLDSVA; encoded by the coding sequence ATGAAGCACACCATCATCGACAGCCCGATCGGCCCGCTCACGCTCGTGCGCGGCGACGCGGGGCTCACCGGCCTCTACATGCCCGACCACAGCCCGGCCCCGGATGAGGCGCGCTTCGGCGACCGCGACGATGCGGCGTTCACGGATGCGGTGCAGCAGCTCGGGGAGTACTGGGCAGGGGAGCGCACGGCGTTCGACCTGCCGCTGGCGGGCATGGGCACGCCCTTCCAGCAGCGGGTCTGGGCGGCGCTGCGCGCGATCCCGTACGGCGAGACCCGCACGTACGGCTGGATCGCCGAGCAGCTCGGCCAGCCGACCGCCGTGCGCGCGGTCGGCTTGGCGAACGGTCGCAACCCGCTCTCGATCGTCGTGCCGTGCCACCGGGTTGTCGGCGCGAGCGGCGCGCTCACCGGCTATGCGGGCGGCGTCGAGCGCAAGCGGTTCCTCCTCGACCACGAGCGCGGCGCTGCGCTCCCAGGCGCCGGGCTAGATTCGGTCGCGTGA